The following proteins are encoded in a genomic region of Oryctolagus cuniculus chromosome 6, mOryCun1.1, whole genome shotgun sequence:
- the LOC100351232 gene encoding mitochondrial ornithine transporter 2 encodes MKNSPGLQAAIDLTAGAVGGTACVLTGQPFDTMKVKMQAFPSLYSGLTDCFLKTYSHVGLRGLYRGTGPALMAYVAQNSVLFMCYGFCQKFVRSVAGLDKKAKLNDLQSAAAGSLASAFAALALCPTELVKCRLQTMYELQLLGKIAKSHNTIWSVVKSILRKDGPLGFYYGLSSTLLQEVPGYFFFFGGYELSRSFFASGRSKDELGPVPLMLSGGVAGICLWLVIFPVDCIKSRIQVLSMYGKQAGFFGTLLGIVKYEGIAALYSGLKPTMVRAVPANGALFLAYEYSRKMMMSQLEPC; translated from the coding sequence ATGAAGAACAGCCCCGGCCTCCAGGCCGCCATCGACCTCACGGCGGGTGCGGTGGGGGGCACGGCGTGCGTACTCACCGGGCAGCCCTTCGACACGATGAAAGTCAAGATGCAGGCGTTCCCCAGCCTGTACTCGGGCCTCACCGACTGCTTCCTGAAGACCTACTCCCACGTGGGGTTGCGGGGCCTCTACAGGGGCACAGGCCCCGCACTGATGGCCTATGTGGCCCAGAACTCTGTCCTCTTCATGTGCTACGGTTTCTGCCAGAAGTTTGTCAGGAGCGTGGCCGGACTGGACAAGAAGGCGAAGCTGAACGACCTGCAGTCTGCGGCCGCGGGCTCCCTGGCCTCGGCGTTCGCCGCGCTGGCCCTCTGCCCCACTGAGCTGGTCAAGTGCCGGCTGCAGACCATGTACGAGTTGCAGCTATTAGGGAAGATAGCAAAGAGCCATAATACAATTTGGTCTGTGGTGAAGAGCATCCTCAGAAAGGACGGCCCCTTAGGCTTCTACTACGGACTCTCGAGCACTCTGCTGCAAGAAGTACCGGGCTATTTCTTCTTCTTCGGGGGCTACGAACTGAGCCGATCGTTTTTTGCCTCAGGCAGATCAAAAGATGAACTAGGTCCAGTTCCATTGATGTTAAGCGGTGGAGTTGCTGGAATCTGCCTCTGGCTTGTCATATTCCCAGTGGATTGTATTAAGTCCAGAATTCAAGTTCTTTCCATGTATGGAAAACAGGCAGGATTTTTTGGAACTCTTTTGGGCATTGTGAAATATGAAGGAATAGCAGCCTTATACTCTGGACTGAAACCTACCATGGTTCGAGCAGTCCCTGCCAATGGGGCACTATTTTTGGCCTATGAGTACAGTAGGAAGATGATGATGAGCCAGTTGGAACCCTGCTGA
- the TAF7 gene encoding transcription initiation factor TFIID subunit 7: MSKSKDDAPHELESQFILRLPPEYAATVRRAVQSGHVNLKDRLTIELHPDGRHGIVRVDRVPLASKLVDLPCVMESLKTIDKKTFYKTADICQMLVSTVDGDLYPPVEEPVAAADPKASKKKDKDKEKKFVWNHGITLPLKNVRKRRFRKTAKKKYIESPDVEKEVKRLLSTDAEAVSTRWEIIAEDETKETENQGLDISSPGMSGHRQGQDSLEHDELREIFNDLSSSSEDEDDTQHQDEEDINIIDTEEDLERQLQDKLNESDEQHQENEGTNQLVMGIQKQIDNMKGKLQETQDRAKRQEDLIMKVENLALKNRFQAVLDELKQKEDREKEQLSSLQEELESLLEK, encoded by the coding sequence ATGAGTAAGAGCAAAGATGATGCCCCTCATGAGCTGGAGAGCCAGTTTATCTTGCGCCTGCCTCCAGAATATGCTGCTACTGTGAGGAGGGCAGTGCAGTCGGGGCATGTCAACCTGAAAGACAGACTGACCATCGAGTTACACCCCGATGGGCGTCATGGAATTGTCAGAGTGGACCGGGTCCCTCTGGCCTCAAAACTGGTGGATCTGCCGTGTGTTATGGAAAGCTTGAAAACCATCGATAAAAAAACCTTTTACAAGACTGCTGATATCTGTCAGATGCTCGTGTCCACAGTTGATGGTGATCTTTATCCCCCTGTGGAGGAGCCAGTTGCTGCTGCTGACCccaaagcaagcaagaaaaaggataaggacaaagagaaaaagttCGTCTGGAACCATGGAATTACTCTGCCTCTAAAGAATGTCAGAAAGAGAAGATTCCGGAAGACAGCAAAGAAAAAGTATATTGAGTCTCCAGACGTGGAGAAAGAAGTGAAGCGGTTGCTGAGTACAGATGCGGAAGCTGTCAGTACTCGCTGGGAGATAATTGCTGAAGATGAAACAAAAGAGACGGAGAATCAAGGCCTTGACATCTCTTCCCCAGGAATGTCTGgccacaggcagggccaggactcccTGGAGCACGATGAGCTTCGGGAGATATTCAATGAcctcagcagcagcagcgagGATGAAGATGACACCCAGCACCAGGACGAAGAAGATATAAACATCATCGACACTGAGGAAGACCTGGAGAGACAGCTGCAGGACAAGCTGAATGAGTCAGATGAACAGCACCAAGAAAACGAAGGGACCAACCAGCTGGTTATGGGCATTCAGAAGCAGATTGACAACATGAAAGGCAAGCTCCAGGAGACCCAGGACAGGGCCAAGCGACAGGAGGATCTCATCATGAAGGTGGAAAACCTGGCTCTCAAGAACAGATTTCAGGCTGTGCTGGATGAGttaaaacaaaaggaagaccgAGAAAAGGAGCAGCTCAGCTCTTTGCAGGAAGAGCTGGAGTCACTCCTAGAGAAGTAA
- the LOC100353508 gene encoding protocadherin gamma-A1 isoform X17, producing MAILAKLTGCSGLTLLCLFLELRLDPVAGSILYSVAEETDKGTFVGDISKDLGLEPRELAERGVRIVSRGRAPLFALSARSGGLVTAGRIDREDLCAQSARCLVSFNILVEEKMKLFPVEVEIIDINDNTPRFQLEELELKMNEITSPGTRIPLPFGQDLDVGVNSLQSYQLSSNPHFSLDVQQGPDGPERPEMVLQTPLDREAAAVHHLVLTASDGGNPVRSGTLRIRVQVVDANDNPPAFTQAEYHISVPEDVPLGTRLLVVNATDPDEGANGEVTYSFHNIDHKVAQIFQLHSYTGEISNKEPLDFEEYKIYPMEIQAQDGAGLMARAKVLVKVLDVNDNAPDVSITSVTPAVPENFPPGAVIALINVHDQDSEDNGHTTCSIPGNLPFKLEKLVDNYYRLVTERTLDRELTTGYNITVTATDQGTPALSTETHILLIVTDINDNAPEFHQDSYSAYIPENNPKGASIFSVKAHDADSNENAQVTYSLVEDTIQGAPLSSYISINSDTGVLYALRSFDYEQFRDLQLRVTASDSGDPPLSSNVSLTLFVVDQNDNAPEILYPTLPTDGSTGVELAPRAAEPGYLVTKVVAVDRDSGQNAWLSYRLLKASEPGLFAVGLHTGEVRTARGLLDRDALKQSLVVAVQDHGQPPLSATVTLTVAVADSIPDVLADLGSLKPSASADESDLTLYLVVAVAAVSCVFLAFVIVLLALRLRRWHSSRLLRASGCGGLAGVPASHFVGVDGVRAFLQTYSHEVSLTADSRSSHVIFPQPNYADTLLSISQESCEKKDFLSAPQSLLEDRKEALSQGAERLARKLPCGKEIQSRSPQVPQWPGPSEC from the coding sequence ATGGCGATTCTGGCAAAGCTGACTGGGTGTAGCGGGCTGACGCTGCTGTGCCTTTTTCTGGAGCTGCGATTGGACCCCGTGGCCGGGAGTATTCTCTACTCGGTGGCAGAAGAAACAGACAAAGGTACCTTCGTGGGCGACATCAGCAAGGACCTGGGGCTGGAGCCGCGGGAGCTGGCGGAGCGCGGAGTTCGCATCGTCTCGCGAGGTAGGGCGCCCCTTTTCGCTCTGAGCGCGCGCAGCGGTGGCTTGGTCACGGCGGGCAGGATAGACCGCGAGGACCTCTGTGCTCAGAGCGCACGCTGTCTGGTGAGCTTTAACATCCTTGTGGAAGAGAAAATGAAGCTTTTCCCTGTCGAAGTGGAAATAATTGATATTAATGACAACACCCCTCGATTCCAGTTagaagaactggaattaaaaatgaatgaaataacctCTCCAGGCACCAGGATCCCTCTGCCTTTTGGGCAAGACCTTGATGTGGGTGTGAACTCTCTCCAGAGCtaccagctcagctccaacccTCATTTCTCCCTGGATGTGCAACAGGGACCTGATGGGCCCGAACGCCCAGAGATGGTACTGCAAACGCCCCTGgacagagaggcagcagctgtcCACCACCTGGTCCTCACCGCTTCTGACGGGGGCAACCCAGTCCGTTCAGGGACTCTGCGCATTCGAGTTCAGGTGGTGGATGCGAATGACAACCCTCCAGCGTTTACTCAGGCAGAATACCACATAAGTGTCCCGGAAGATGTGCCACTGGGCACTCGGCTGCTTGTGGTCAATGCCACCGACCCAGATGAGGGAGCCAATGGGGAAGTAACATACTCTTTTCACAACATAGATCACAAAGTAGCCCAGATATTCCAGTTGCATTCCTACACAGGAGAAATATCAAATAAAGAGCCGCTGGATTTCGAAGAATACAAAATTTACCCAATGGAGATTCAAGCCCAGGATGGTGCTGGGCTCATGGCCAGAGCTAAGGTGTTAGTCAAAGTTCTGGATGTAAATGATAATGCCCCAGATGTGAGCATCACTTCTGTCACCCCTGCAGTCCCAGAAAACTTCCCGCCTGGGGCCGTAATTGCTCTAATCAATGTGCATGACCAGGACTCCGAAGACAATGGTCACACCACATGCTCCATTCCTGGAAACCTACCCTTTAAATTGGAAAAGCTAGTAGATAACTATTACCGATTGGTGACAGAAAGGACTCTGGACAGAGAACTTACCACTGGGTACAACATCACAGTAACAGCAACAGACCAGGGAACTCCTGCTCTGTCTACTGAAACTCACATTTTGCTGATAGTGACGGATATCAATGACAATGCCCCAGAATTCCATCAGGACTCCTATTCTGCCTATATTCCTGAAAATAACCCCAAAGGTGCCTCCATCTTCTCTGTAAAGGCTCATGATGCTGACAGCAATGAGAATGCACAGGTCACTTACTCCCTGGTGGAGGACACCATCCAGGGGGCGCCCCTGTCCTCCTACATCTCCATCAACTCGGACACTGGAGTCCTCTATGCACTGCGCTCTTTTGACTATGAGCAGTTCAGGGACTTACAACTGAGAGTCACTGCGAGTGACAGCGGGGACCCGCCACTCAGCAGCAACGTGTCGCTGACCCTGTTCGTGGTGGACCAGAATGACAACGCCCCTGAGATCCTgtaccccaccctccccaccgaCGGCTCCACAGGGGTGGAGCTGGCGCCCCGCGCAGCAGAGCCCGGATACCTGGTGACCAAGGTGGTGGCAGTGGACAGAGACTCGGGCCAGAACGCCTGGCTGTCCTACCGCCTGCTCAAGGCCAGCGAGCCGGGGCTGTTCGCCGTGGGGCTGCACACGGGCGAGGTGCGCACGGCGCGCGGCCTGCTGGACAGAGACGCGCTCAAGCAGAGCCTCGTGGTGGCCGTCCAGGACCACGGCCAGCCCCCGCTCTCGGCCACCGTCACGCTCACCGTGGCCGTGGCCGACAGCATCCCCGACGTGCTGGCGGACCTGGGCAGCCTCAAGCCTTCCGCCAGTGCGGACGAGTCGGACCTCACGCTGTACCTGGTGGTGGCGGTGGCCGCGGTGTCCTGCGTCTTCCTGGCCTTCGTCATCGTGCTGCTGGCGCTCaggctgcggcgctggcacagctCTCGCCTGCTGCGGGCGTCGGGCTGTGGCGGGCTGGCGGGCGTGCCGGCCTCGCACTTTGTGGGCGTGGACGGGGTGCGCGCCTTCCTGCAGACCTATTCCCACGAGGTGTCCCTCACGGCGGACTCGCGGAGCAGCCACGTGATCTTCCCGCAGCCCAACTACGCGGACACGCTGCTCAGCATCAGCCAGGAGAGCTGTGAGAAAAAGGATTTTCTGTCAGCACCGCAGTCTCTCCTGGAGGACAGGAAGGAAGCGCTTTCTCAG